A genome region from Dolichospermum compactum NIES-806 includes the following:
- a CDS encoding DUF4926 domain-containing protein: MSKIFVPNLLDVVALTVDLPEYNLLRGQVGTIVELLADGAAFEVEFSDSNGQTYESVGLRPEQIMVLHFEPTSPNLVPEMVTA; encoded by the coding sequence ATGAGCAAAATTTTTGTACCTAATCTACTAGACGTAGTAGCACTCACAGTTGATTTACCTGAATATAATTTGTTACGTGGTCAAGTTGGTACAATAGTTGAATTATTAGCCGATGGTGCTGCGTTTGAAGTAGAATTTAGCGATAGTAATGGACAAACCTATGAATCTGTTGGTTTACGTCCAGAGCAAATTATGGTGTTACATTTTGAGCCAACATCACCTAATTTAGTGCCGGAAATGGTTACAGCGTAA
- a CDS encoding DUF6883 domain-containing protein translates to MFKEAVWDTKMVIRAFASVPEVRQKLEEEGFTLEKIIKLTSVNLLPNSENAVVDIRKLRDYSLNRDHSTGKDKARLFSSILGMTAENAEELRQIILEKVKTQEVSLNRYDEYGQRYTLDFTLQWQNRSATIRTGWIIKSGSDIPSLTSCYPLV, encoded by the coding sequence GGTATGGGATACCAAAATGGTAATTAGGGCGTTTGCCTCCGTACCTGAAGTTCGCCAAAAACTTGAAGAAGAAGGATTCACTCTGGAAAAGATTATCAAATTAACTTCGGTAAATCTCCTTCCCAATTCCGAAAATGCAGTTGTTGACATTCGTAAATTGCGTGACTACTCCCTTAATCGAGATCATTCTACAGGAAAGGATAAAGCTCGTCTATTTTCATCAATTTTAGGTATGACTGCTGAAAATGCTGAGGAATTACGCCAGATTATTTTAGAAAAAGTAAAAACTCAAGAAGTTAGTTTGAATAGGTATGATGAATATGGACAACGCTACACACTAGACTTTACTCTGCAATGGCAAAATAGAAGTGCAACTATTCGCACTGGTTGGATTATTAAATCTGGTTCTGATATTCCAAGCTTAACTTCCTGCTATCCTTTAGTATAA